A single Spiroplasma floricola 23-6 DNA region contains:
- the ftsZ gene encoding cell division protein FtsZ — protein sequence MSTKLEFNQNAKIKVIGVGGGGCNAVNRMVDDNVQGVEFIVANTDAQVLSASAASTKIILGQQVSKGLGAGANPEIGKQAAIETEEEIKKVLQGSDLIFVAAGMGGGTGTGAAPEIARIAMETGALVIAIVTKPFRFEGRLRNSYAVQGLNELRKYVDSIIVISNDRLLEIIGGIPVQDSFREADNILKQGVQTITDLIAVPAVINLDFADVRTVMKGKGNALFGIGIGSGEDKAIEAANKAITSSLLETSIRGAKDAIINVTGGKTVSLNDAYDAVDIVQQASGEDVNIIFGIAINEHLDDDLIVTVIATGFDDEYVPPKIINDNSSQKTNEQQHLVSQQGVYQEEPVETVYDQRTSFMANQDKRPEYVKQMEEENRQGQERLVQWNQDNVDSEPKIAQKIEDSLEDEDGDFPTFLRKKW from the coding sequence ATGTCTACAAAATTAGAATTTAATCAAAATGCTAAGATTAAAGTAATAGGAGTTGGAGGAGGAGGTTGCAACGCTGTTAACAGAATGGTGGATGACAACGTTCAAGGCGTTGAATTTATTGTTGCAAATACTGACGCACAAGTTTTATCTGCAAGTGCTGCTTCAACTAAAATTATTTTAGGTCAGCAAGTATCAAAAGGATTAGGAGCTGGTGCAAATCCAGAAATCGGAAAACAAGCTGCTATTGAAACAGAAGAAGAAATTAAAAAAGTATTACAAGGATCAGATTTAATATTTGTTGCAGCTGGAATGGGTGGAGGAACAGGTACTGGTGCTGCTCCTGAAATAGCAAGAATTGCTATGGAAACTGGAGCTTTAGTTATTGCTATTGTTACAAAACCATTTAGATTTGAAGGAAGATTAAGAAATTCTTATGCAGTTCAAGGATTAAATGAATTAAGAAAATATGTTGATTCAATTATTGTTATTTCAAATGATAGATTATTAGAAATAATTGGGGGAATTCCAGTTCAAGACTCATTTAGAGAAGCGGATAATATTTTAAAACAAGGTGTTCAAACAATTACTGATTTAATTGCAGTTCCTGCTGTTATTAACTTAGACTTTGCTGATGTAAGAACTGTTATGAAAGGTAAAGGGAATGCTTTATTTGGAATTGGTATTGGTTCTGGAGAAGATAAGGCAATTGAAGCTGCAAATAAAGCTATTACATCATCTTTATTAGAAACTTCAATTCGTGGAGCAAAGGATGCAATTATTAATGTAACTGGGGGAAAAACTGTTTCACTAAATGATGCATATGATGCAGTTGATATTGTCCAACAAGCAAGTGGAGAAGATGTAAATATAATTTTTGGTATAGCAATTAATGAACATTTAGATGATGATTTGATTGTTACTGTTATTGCAACAGGATTTGATGATGAATATGTGCCACCAAAAATTATAAATGATAATTCATCACAAAAAACTAATGAACAGCAACATTTAGTAAGTCAACAAGGTGTTTATCAAGAAGAGCCAGTTGAAACTGTTTATGATCAAAGAACTTCATTTATGGCAAACCAAGATAAAAGACCAGAATATGTAAAACAAATGGAAGAAGAGAATAGACAAGGTCAAGAAAGATTAGTACAGTGAAATCAAGATAATGTCGATTCAGAACCTAAAATTGCTCAAAAAATTGAAGATTCACTTGAAGATGAAGATGGAGATTTTCCAACATTCTTAAGAAAAAAATGATAA
- the rsmH gene encoding 16S rRNA (cytosine(1402)-N(4))-methyltransferase RsmH translates to MAQEHTSVLLNESIELLNIKNNGIYVDCTLGRAGHSAEILKKIDQGHLYAIDQDEEAIAISRKKLEIISSNFTILEGNFADIKVLLSLKGVKKVDGILYDLGVSSPQFDKAERGFSYRFDSELDMRMDQKNTKITAKDVVNSYDEKQLAEIFFKYGDEKFSWNIARKIVEQRQIKEIKTTFELVNIIKECLPQKILKQKKHPAKKVFQALRIYINNELEVLKRSLSNSLELLNPGGVIAVITFHSLEEKIIKDIFKTKTISKEDKFLSKLPVFMETKKDFELIIKRPILPQEEELEKNRRAHSAKLWAIRKVGE, encoded by the coding sequence ATGGCACAAGAACATACATCTGTTTTACTTAATGAATCTATAGAATTATTGAATATAAAGAATAACGGAATATATGTTGACTGTACTCTAGGGCGAGCAGGTCATAGTGCTGAGATTTTAAAAAAAATAGATCAAGGACATTTATATGCAATTGATCAAGATGAAGAGGCAATTGCAATAAGTAGAAAAAAACTTGAAATTATATCAAGTAATTTTACTATTTTAGAGGGAAACTTTGCAGATATTAAAGTTTTACTCTCTTTAAAAGGTGTAAAAAAAGTAGATGGTATTTTATATGATTTAGGAGTATCAAGTCCCCAATTTGATAAAGCAGAACGAGGATTTAGTTATCGTTTTGATTCAGAATTAGATATGAGAATGGATCAAAAAAATACTAAAATTACTGCAAAAGATGTAGTTAATAGCTATGATGAAAAACAATTAGCAGAAATTTTTTTTAAATATGGCGATGAAAAATTTTCATGAAATATTGCTAGAAAAATTGTTGAACAAAGACAAATAAAAGAAATTAAAACTACTTTTGAATTGGTAAATATTATAAAAGAATGTCTACCTCAAAAAATTCTTAAACAAAAAAAACACCCTGCAAAGAAAGTTTTTCAAGCTTTAAGAATATATATTAACAATGAACTTGAAGTGTTAAAAAGATCTTTAAGTAATTCATTAGAATTATTAAATCCAGGTGGAGTTATTGCTGTAATAACTTTTCATTCCTTAGAAGAAAAAATTATTAAAGATATTTTTAAGACTAAAACTATATCAAAAGAGGATAAATTTTTAAGTAAACTTCCAGTATTTATGGAGACGAAAAAAGATTTTGAACTAATTATTAAAAGACCAATTTTACCACAAGAAGAGGAATTGGAAAAAAATAGAAGAGCTCATAGTGCAAAACTTTGAGCAATTAGAAAGGTTGGTGAGTAG
- the oppD gene encoding oligopeptide ABC transporter ATP-binding protein OppD, producing MNKENRIISVRDMEVKFQVRGNFLTAIRNVDLDLYDQEILAIVGESGSGKSVITKTFTGMLEANGWVSNGSIVYRPNKETLNDESAYFKEPIDIVNLQSPLISKDVIKSVVKINNEKIKELLKEIKQLYKLNPKYKGNLEQKELTKIRLEKYIEQEQNETILSGLNKQLEELKEELESSLIDETTILSIKEINNNKYNLLLSKRKEQLIALQEDIGFRSNNRHANKVIKSELRIKAIEETIKIINDNSYRDELVILKLESILKLEMDINKVKPLNMKSRNTISKITEMIEKFIESQEVWSDEQKKCVLNYFLDKKYLNRFETELQNISLSIIEKNTLDKDHFHNILVDWKRIKHNDIVNKMKALKEIRKLRGKTISTIFQDPMTSLNPLLPVGFQITEVLRKQIGLNRKEAKVEAIELLRKVGIPNPEKRFKDIPGRYSGGMRQRVVIAIALAARPKILICDEPTTALDVTIQAQILDLIKELQQEYKFSVVFITHDLGVVAKIADRVAVMYAGQIIEVGTAKEIFDDPKHPYTWALLSSLPQLGKKGDDLFSIEGTPPSLFNEIVGDAFAPRNKYALELDYIKQPPMFKVSETHFAKTWLLDSRSPKIEKPKVLNNLRKQIEEAEKVG from the coding sequence ATGAATAAAGAAAATAGAATTATATCTGTTCGTGATATGGAAGTTAAATTCCAAGTTAGAGGTAATTTTTTAACTGCTATTAGAAATGTTGATTTAGATTTATATGATCAAGAAATTCTCGCTATTGTAGGAGAATCTGGAAGTGGTAAATCAGTTATTACAAAAACATTTACAGGTATGCTAGAAGCAAATGGTTGAGTAAGCAATGGTTCAATAGTTTATAGACCAAATAAAGAAACACTTAACGACGAAAGTGCTTATTTTAAAGAGCCAATTGATATCGTAAACTTACAAAGTCCACTTATTTCAAAAGATGTTATTAAAAGTGTTGTTAAAATAAATAATGAAAAAATTAAAGAATTATTAAAAGAAATTAAACAATTATATAAACTAAATCCTAAATATAAAGGGAATTTAGAACAAAAAGAATTAACAAAAATTAGATTAGAAAAATATATTGAACAAGAACAAAATGAAACAATTTTATCTGGTTTAAATAAACAATTAGAAGAATTAAAAGAGGAATTAGAATCTAGCTTAATAGATGAAACTACAATTTTATCTATCAAAGAAATTAATAATAACAAATATAATTTATTATTATCAAAAAGAAAAGAACAATTAATAGCTCTTCAAGAAGATATAGGATTTAGATCAAATAATCGACATGCTAATAAAGTTATTAAAAGTGAATTAAGAATTAAAGCTATAGAAGAAACTATAAAAATAATTAACGATAATTCATATAGAGATGAATTAGTAATATTAAAACTTGAAAGTATCTTAAAATTAGAAATGGATATTAATAAAGTCAAACCGCTAAATATGAAAAGTAGAAATACTATTTCAAAAATTACTGAAATGATTGAAAAATTTATTGAATCACAAGAAGTATGAAGCGATGAGCAAAAAAAATGTGTATTAAATTATTTTTTAGATAAAAAATATTTAAATAGATTTGAAACTGAATTACAAAATATATCTTTATCAATAATTGAGAAAAATACTTTAGATAAAGATCATTTTCACAATATTTTAGTTGATTGAAAAAGAATTAAACACAATGATATTGTCAATAAAATGAAAGCTCTAAAGGAAATTAGAAAATTAAGAGGTAAAACTATATCAACTATTTTTCAAGATCCTATGACTTCATTAAACCCATTATTGCCTGTTGGTTTTCAAATCACAGAAGTATTAAGAAAGCAAATAGGATTAAACAGAAAAGAAGCAAAAGTAGAGGCTATTGAATTATTAAGAAAAGTTGGAATTCCAAATCCAGAAAAACGTTTTAAAGACATTCCAGGAAGATATTCAGGGGGAATGCGTCAAAGAGTTGTTATTGCAATTGCTCTTGCTGCAAGACCTAAAATATTAATTTGTGATGAACCAACAACAGCACTTGATGTTACAATTCAAGCTCAAATTCTGGACTTAATTAAGGAATTGCAACAAGAATATAAATTCTCAGTAGTATTCATTACCCATGATTTAGGAGTAGTTGCCAAAATTGCAGATAGAGTTGCAGTTATGTATGCAGGACAAATTATTGAAGTTGGAACAGCAAAAGAAATATTTGATGATCCAAAACACCCTTATACATGAGCGTTATTATCTTCATTACCTCAATTAGGTAAAAAAGGTGATGATTTATTCTCAATTGAAGGAACTCCTCCCTCATTATTTAATGAAATTGTGGGAGATGCATTTGCTCCAAGAAATAAATATGCATTAGAATTAGATTATATTAAACAACCACCGATGTTTAAAGTTTCTGAAACTCATTTTGCAAAAACATGATTGCTAGATTCAAGATCTCCAAAAATAGAAAAACCAAAAGTTTTAAATAACTTAAGAAAACAAATAGAAGAAGCAGAAAAGGTAGGATAA
- the oppB gene encoding oligopeptide ABC transporter permease OppB, whose protein sequence is METKVNGLESSNDKNENSILEMFDEISLTEEVKQTKTSHWESMKSVFRRSNASFDEFMQKNPLLSYSFKRIIYAFITLYIAIAFVFVILRFVTTDGAYLADIDLAKHGIVYGSPEYERLLENRMKMFGVYGPMFQQMLIYLRNITPFIPKTILQNPVIDDQTQAITGDPVTMWFYLGVFMNKASGGIPGTFVQDAFAKSIPISFKIGGIGVALSYFLGVPLGILAAKNKEKSADNAINGTSLIISAIPALVVIALLYKMSIYVFGAQGSFEGSNFGTKIWPVIGVMLLTMPMIIVNTRRFVLDEMTADYAKFALSKGLSEKYVFYVHIFRNAGVRLIKTLPEIFVLTLFGSSILVERHWSIDGMSKFILNGVANKDTFVVLGYIFVSASAGVFSSLIGDLLLATLDPRIKLTK, encoded by the coding sequence ATGGAAACAAAAGTTAATGGCTTAGAATCAAGCAACGATAAAAACGAAAACTCCATTTTGGAAATGTTTGATGAGATTAGTTTAACTGAAGAAGTTAAGCAAACAAAAACTAGCCATTGAGAGAGTATGAAAAGTGTATTTAGACGTTCAAATGCATCTTTTGATGAATTTATGCAAAAAAATCCACTTTTATCCTACTCTTTTAAAAGAATAATTTATGCATTTATAACACTATATATTGCAATTGCATTTGTATTTGTAATATTAAGATTTGTAACTACTGATGGTGCATATCTAGCTGATATTGATTTAGCAAAACATGGTATTGTGTATGGTAGTCCAGAATATGAAAGGCTACTAGAAAATAGAATGAAAATGTTTGGTGTATATGGGCCTATGTTTCAACAAATGCTTATTTATTTAAGAAATATTACACCATTTATACCTAAAACAATTCTTCAAAATCCCGTAATTGACGATCAAACTCAAGCTATAACAGGAGATCCAGTTACAATGTGATTTTATTTAGGAGTATTTATGAATAAAGCTAGTGGAGGTATCCCAGGAACATTTGTTCAAGATGCTTTTGCCAAATCAATTCCTATATCATTTAAAATTGGTGGAATTGGTGTTGCCTTATCGTACTTTTTAGGAGTACCATTAGGTATTTTAGCTGCTAAAAATAAAGAAAAGTCAGCTGATAATGCAATTAATGGAACGAGTTTAATTATTAGTGCCATTCCAGCATTAGTTGTAATAGCACTGTTATATAAAATGTCAATATATGTATTTGGAGCTCAAGGATCATTTGAAGGATCAAACTTCGGTACAAAAATATGACCAGTTATTGGAGTAATGTTATTAACTATGCCAATGATTATTGTAAATACTAGAAGATTTGTTTTAGACGAAATGACTGCTGATTATGCTAAATTTGCATTATCAAAAGGATTAAGTGAAAAATATGTTTTCTATGTACATATTTTTAGAAATGCAGGAGTTAGATTAATTAAAACTCTACCAGAAATATTTGTATTAACATTATTTGGATCAAGTATATTAGTTGAAAGACACTGATCAATTGATGGTATGAGTAAATTTATTCTTAACGGTGTAGCTAATAAAGATACATTTGTTGTTTTAGGATACATATTTGTATCAGCTTCAGCAGGAGTATTTTCAAGTTTAATTGGAGACTTGTTACTTGCTACATTAGATCCAAGAATAAAATTAACAAAATAG
- the pheT gene encoding phenylalanine--tRNA ligase subunit beta: MYLTRKWLEKLIDLNGVKNEQITVALNSLGFEVDSFKDYSSLNDKLKIAHVGNVTPIEGTHLNFCFVDKGDDLVSPIVCGASNVKEGQYVILAEAGKKIANGLKLENREIKGKMSEGMICALTEIGLNEKALSEEEKDWIYPIVTKEDTYTLIGNDTALEEIGFLDAVWEVDLTLNRSDALGALQLAKELANYFDKDLNDFTKNYTFKENSLNSPVSIKIDKEVEKVVRSVAMQVISVKDVLTIGEKEHKIYSNQDIWLKFNDCKTTHNFWMDLANAIAIETGQPILFLDPSKLKSQLEIKNNKNADHSVNLQLLSDKEVISTLGIEINQKYLPTVDSKEILVVYLSLDPIFMRKQQKEFNTSTIDLQRYMKPVSSKLYKIAQDRVIYWLDQYNIYQSNSKLEVMKESNEKQVEVSVKLEYIHKLMGINLTGKEIKSLFKTLDFEITDNGDELLFKVDEFRTDIFHSANIVEEITRIYGYDNVQSTPPKILSDNKTKKLDLRLQKQSENYLLGLGFTNIKTYSLLSSDTVQRWNLFDIKNPINLMSPLSKLRETFRLSLSRSIIETASFNYSKGNKNVKLYEFADIYNMDDLRQRHLAILISGDVINQKSYDLSIKSSYAYLKGICDSILQTTYNLNLNEVEFELNEKAPNDIHPFINAKITSKGKTLGFIYKLNPRFEQSQKLDSTFVLELNITELQEIKNSVIRAQEVSKFQKTTRDVSFILNLKDKYSEIIKTIINKVNHLTKVELIDIYQDEKLRNSNSKSVSVSFEFNSIEKQLTDQEVQKELDKVLSNLSKLKIEVR, encoded by the coding sequence ATGTATTTAACAAGAAAATGATTAGAAAAGTTAATAGACTTGAATGGTGTTAAAAATGAACAAATTACTGTTGCATTAAACTCACTTGGATTTGAAGTTGATTCATTTAAAGATTATTCATCATTAAATGATAAATTAAAAATTGCTCATGTAGGAAATGTTACACCAATAGAAGGAACACATTTAAACTTTTGTTTTGTAGACAAAGGTGATGATTTAGTTTCTCCAATTGTTTGTGGTGCAAGTAACGTAAAAGAAGGTCAATATGTTATTTTAGCAGAGGCAGGTAAAAAAATAGCAAATGGCTTAAAGCTAGAAAATAGAGAAATTAAAGGTAAAATGTCTGAAGGAATGATTTGTGCTCTAACAGAAATTGGATTAAATGAAAAGGCTCTTTCAGAAGAAGAAAAAGACTGAATTTATCCTATTGTTACAAAAGAAGATACTTATACATTAATAGGAAATGATACAGCATTAGAAGAAATTGGTTTTTTAGACGCTGTTTGAGAAGTGGATCTAACTCTTAATAGAAGTGATGCTTTGGGAGCATTGCAATTAGCAAAAGAATTAGCTAACTATTTTGATAAAGATTTAAATGACTTTACAAAAAATTATACTTTTAAAGAAAACTCTTTAAATTCACCTGTATCAATAAAAATTGATAAAGAAGTTGAAAAAGTTGTTAGAAGTGTAGCTATGCAAGTTATTAGTGTAAAAGATGTTTTAACTATTGGAGAAAAAGAACATAAAATTTATTCAAATCAAGATATTTGATTAAAATTTAATGATTGTAAAACTACTCATAATTTCTGAATGGATTTAGCAAATGCTATAGCAATTGAAACTGGTCAACCAATATTATTCTTAGATCCAAGTAAATTAAAATCACAATTGGAAATTAAAAATAATAAAAATGCTGATCACAGTGTGAATTTACAATTATTAAGTGACAAAGAAGTTATTTCAACACTTGGTATTGAAATAAATCAAAAATACTTACCAACAGTTGATTCAAAAGAAATATTGGTAGTCTACTTATCACTAGATCCAATTTTTATGAGAAAACAACAAAAAGAATTTAATACATCAACAATTGATCTACAAAGATATATGAAACCTGTAAGTTCTAAATTATACAAAATTGCTCAAGATAGAGTTATATATTGATTAGATCAATACAATATTTATCAATCAAATAGTAAATTAGAAGTTATGAAAGAATCAAATGAAAAACAAGTAGAAGTTAGTGTTAAATTAGAATATATTCATAAATTAATGGGTATTAATTTAACTGGAAAAGAAATTAAAAGCTTGTTTAAAACATTAGATTTTGAAATCACAGATAATGGAGATGAACTATTATTTAAAGTTGATGAGTTTAGAACTGATATTTTTCATAGTGCCAATATTGTTGAAGAAATAACTAGAATTTATGGTTATGATAATGTTCAATCAACTCCACCAAAAATTCTTTCAGACAATAAAACAAAAAAACTGGATTTACGTTTACAAAAACAAAGCGAAAACTATTTATTAGGTCTAGGATTTACAAATATTAAAACTTATTCACTTTTATCAAGTGACACAGTACAAAGATGAAATTTATTTGATATTAAAAATCCAATAAATTTAATGAGTCCATTAAGTAAATTAAGAGAAACTTTCAGATTAAGTTTATCTAGATCAATTATAGAAACAGCTTCATTTAATTACTCAAAAGGTAATAAAAATGTTAAATTATATGAATTTGCAGATATTTACAATATGGATGATTTAAGACAAAGACATTTAGCTATATTAATATCTGGAGATGTTATAAATCAAAAGAGCTATGATCTCTCAATAAAATCAAGTTATGCTTACTTAAAAGGTATTTGTGACTCAATTTTACAAACAACTTACAATCTTAATTTAAATGAAGTTGAATTTGAGTTAAATGAAAAAGCACCAAATGATATTCATCCTTTTATTAATGCAAAAATTACTTCAAAAGGTAAAACTTTAGGATTTATTTATAAATTAAATCCAAGATTTGAACAATCACAAAAATTAGACTCTACATTTGTTTTAGAATTAAATATAACTGAACTTCAAGAAATTAAGAACTCAGTTATTAGAGCTCAAGAAGTATCAAAATTCCAAAAAACAACAAGAGATGTATCATTTATTCTTAACTTAAAAGATAAATACTCAGAAATTATTAAAACTATTATAAATAAAGTTAATCATTTAACTAAAGTTGAATTAATTGATATTTATCAAGATGAGAAGTTAAGAAATTCAAACTCAAAATCAGTGTCTGTATCATTTGAATTTAACAGTATTGAAAAACAATTAACTGATCAAGAAGTTCAAAAGGAATTAGATAAAGTATTAAGTAATTTATCAAAACTAAAAATAGAGGTAAGATAA
- the oppC gene encoding oligopeptide ABC transporter permease OppC: MEQKQYTNEEMNSIDGSLFKMVGAKHEEAERIINKPYSYWKSVFARVSKSKTFIISLFLLIAIIIMAFSIGIGQEPVPIDRPGIDFEAPSWQHIFGLGRFGEDLWTKMWIGTRTTLIFTFFVASIQILLGILLGSIWGFFSKLDLVFIEITRFLTLIPSLILWLIIIFLFGGTTSIPVLILAISLTSWITLAAVIRVQIMLVRNAEYNIASRVLGTPSSKIIRKNIMPKILPIVIQTSTFAIPTAIAIDALLAYYNFGFVTNTLDQASLGSILNELLSGSDWEVYPHLLIIPVVFVGGISLLFFLAGKVFADSLDPKTHR; the protein is encoded by the coding sequence ATGGAACAAAAACAATATACAAATGAAGAAATGAATTCTATAGATGGTTCACTCTTCAAAATGGTTGGTGCAAAGCACGAAGAAGCAGAAAGAATTATAAACAAACCATATAGCTATTGAAAATCAGTATTTGCTAGAGTTAGCAAATCAAAAACATTTATTATTTCATTATTTTTACTAATAGCAATAATTATTATGGCTTTTTCAATTGGTATTGGTCAAGAACCTGTGCCAATTGATAGACCAGGAATTGATTTTGAAGCACCAAGCTGACAACATATATTTGGTCTAGGAAGATTTGGAGAAGATTTATGAACTAAAATGTGAATTGGAACAAGAACAACATTGATATTTACTTTCTTTGTTGCTTCAATTCAAATACTGTTGGGAATATTATTAGGTTCAATTTGAGGATTTTTCTCAAAATTAGACTTAGTATTTATTGAAATTACAAGATTTTTAACTCTTATTCCTTCACTAATTTTATGATTGATAATTATTTTCTTATTTGGAGGAACTACATCAATTCCAGTATTAATACTTGCTATATCACTTACAAGCTGAATTACTTTGGCAGCTGTTATTAGGGTTCAAATTATGCTTGTAAGAAATGCAGAATATAATATTGCATCAAGAGTATTGGGAACACCAAGTTCAAAAATCATTAGAAAAAATATTATGCCAAAAATCTTACCAATAGTTATTCAAACATCAACATTTGCAATACCAACAGCTATAGCAATTGATGCATTACTTGCATATTATAACTTTGGATTTGTAACTAACACATTAGATCAAGCATCTTTAGGATCAATATTAAATGAATTATTATCTGGATCTGATTGAGAAGTGTATCCACACTTATTAATTATTCCTGTAGTATTTGTTGGGGGAATATCATTATTATTCTTCTTAGCAGGTAAAGTATTTGCCGATTCATTAGATCCTAAAACACATAGATAG
- a CDS encoding YceD family protein codes for MLKKEIELKKVINLDKELEISSSLNINHDLIKSIDKVHIKGTLSYQDLMKSLIVNAKITASISAIDARDGKVIQLLDQNYDWQEEYYFENVNDDQHNILLGDKFNILDYAIEQIVLNIPMNLTNNYGKISFVGKDYILMSEEEYQQEQENQVDSRWEKLKEFNFEK; via the coding sequence ATGCTTAAAAAAGAAATTGAACTGAAAAAAGTTATTAATTTAGATAAAGAACTTGAAATAAGTTCAAGTTTGAATATAAACCATGATTTGATTAAATCAATTGATAAAGTCCATATTAAAGGTACTTTAAGTTATCAAGATTTAATGAAATCTCTTATTGTAAATGCTAAAATAACTGCATCAATTTCTGCAATTGATGCACGTGATGGCAAGGTTATACAATTATTAGATCAAAACTATGATTGACAAGAAGAATATTATTTTGAAAATGTAAATGATGATCAACACAATATTTTATTAGGCGATAAATTTAACATTTTGGACTATGCAATTGAACAAATTGTTTTAAATATCCCTATGAATTTAACTAATAATTATGGTAAAATTTCATTTGTCGGTAAAGATTACATACTTATGTCTGAAGAAGAATACCAACAAGAACAAGAAAATCAAGTAGATTCAAGATGAGAAAAATTAAAGGAATTTAATTTTGAAAAATAA
- the mraZ gene encoding division/cell wall cluster transcriptional repressor MraZ: MLFGKFEHNLDDKSRLTIPSKLRNKLGELVYVTRSIDGNCLEIRTPENFKEWYSELKSQSALSSSTRTVVRTIFSNTDELSIDNAGRIKLPLNLLEEVGITKTVQITGAGEWIEIWDKQKHHDYDKDAKNQLVDAAEKLGGVN, from the coding sequence ATGTTATTTGGGAAGTTCGAACATAATTTGGATGATAAATCTAGATTAACAATACCTTCAAAATTACGTAATAAGTTGGGCGAACTTGTATATGTAACTAGAAGTATTGATGGAAATTGTTTAGAAATTAGAACACCAGAAAATTTTAAAGAATGATACAGCGAATTAAAGTCACAAAGTGCACTTTCTTCTTCAACACGTACTGTAGTTAGAACAATTTTTTCAAATACCGATGAATTATCAATAGATAATGCAGGAAGAATTAAACTTCCATTAAATTTATTAGAGGAAGTTGGAATTACAAAAACTGTTCAAATCACTGGGGCTGGTGAATGAATAGAAATTTGAGATAAACAAAAGCATCATGATTATGATAAAGATGCTAAAAATCAGCTAGTAGATGCAGCTGAGAAATTGGGCGGAGTAAATTAA
- the rpmF gene encoding 50S ribosomal protein L32 has protein sequence MAVPFRKTSKAAKNKRRSHLALVSSAIISCPNCGSMIKPHRVCRECGYYKNKEVKKVD, from the coding sequence ATGGCTGTACCATTTAGAAAGACCAGTAAAGCTGCTAAAAATAAGAGAAGAAGTCACTTGGCTTTAGTTAGCTCAGCAATTATTTCATGTCCAAACTGTGGAAGTATGATTAAACCACACAGAGTTTGTCGTGAATGTGGTTATTATAAAAATAAAGAAGTTAAAAAAGTTGATTAA